In Meleagris gallopavo isolate NT-WF06-2002-E0010 breed Aviagen turkey brand Nicholas breeding stock chromosome 5, Turkey_5.1, whole genome shotgun sequence, a single window of DNA contains:
- the ALKBH1 gene encoding nucleic acid dioxygenase ALKBH1 isoform X2: MTYLLFAGIIRRKGSSKCEPRSLLEKLRWVTLGYHYNWDTKKYSANHHTPFPSDLAFLSEQVAAACGFRGFQAQAGILNYYHFDSSLGIHVDESELDHSHPLLSFSFGQSSIFLLGGLKREEAPTAMFMHSGDIMVMSGFSRLLYHAVPRVLPNPEGTALPSCLDQALSTDLPVGSVIEHSSDEDWQVCAKYLQSSRINMTIRQVLAEGQKFPEESGTNTESRVPSEDGHHQENSRAKRHKPNTDS, translated from the exons ATGACATATCTGCTGTTTGCAGGAATCATAAG aaggaaaggtTCCAGTAAATGTGAGCCCAGAAGCTTACTGGAGAAGCTGCGCTGGGTGACCCTTGGTTACCATTATAATTGGGATACCAAG AAGTACTCAGCAAATCATCACACTCCTTTCCCCTCAGACCTTGCATTCTTGTCAGAACAAgtggctgcagcctgtgggTTCCGGGGTTTCCAAGCCCAAGCAGGGATCTTGAACTATTATCACTTTGATTCTTCCCTGGGAATTCATGTGGATGAGTCTGAACTAGACCATTCTCATCCCCTTTTATCATTCAG TTTTGGACAATCTTCCATATTTTTACTTGGGGGCCTGAAGCGGGAAGAGGCCCCAACAGCAATGTTCATGCACAGTGGAGATATCATGGTGATGTCTGGCTTCAGCCGTCTGCTGTACCATGCAGTCCCTCGTGTCCTTCCCAACCCTGAAGGGACAGCTTTGCCTTCATGCCTCGACCAGGCACTTTCTACAGACCTTCCTGTTGGTTCAGTCATTGAGCACAGCTCTGATGAGGATTGGCAAGTCTGTGCCAAGTACTTGCAGTCTTCCCGTATCAACATGACTATTCGACAGGTGTTGGCTGAGGGTCAGAAATTTCCAGAGGAGTCTGGGACGAACACAGAGAGTCGGGTACCCTCGGAAGACGGTCACCATCAGGAGAACAGCAGAGCCAAGAGACATAAACCAAATACGGACAGCTGA
- the SNW1 gene encoding SNW domain-containing protein 1, producing MALTSFLPAPTQLSQDQLELEERARAQRSRQTALVSSRREPPPYGYRKGWIPRTLEDFGDGGAFPEIHVAQYPLDMGRKKKMSNALAVQVDAEGKIKYDAIARQGQSKDKIIYSKYTDLVPKEVMNVDDPELQRPDEETIREITEKTRAALEKSVSQKIAAAMPVRAADKLAPAQYIRYTPSQQGVAFNSGAKQRVIRMVEMQKDPMEPPRFKINKKIPRGPPSPPAPVMHSPSRKMTVKEQQEWKIPPCISNWKNAKGYTIPLDKRLAADGRGLQTVHINENFAKLAEALYIADRKAREAVEMRAQVERKMAQKEKEKHEEKLREMAQKARERRAGIKTHVEKEDGEARERDEIRHDRRKERQHDRNLSRAAPDKRSKLQRNENRDISEVIALGVPNPRPSNEVQYDQRLFNQSKGMDSGFAGGEDEIYNVYDQPWRSGKDMAQNIYRPSKNVDKDMYGDDLETRIKTNRFVPDKEFSNSDRNTRGRGRDGPVQFEEDPFGLDKFLEEAKQHGGSKRPSDSSRPKEHEHESKKRRKE from the exons ATGGCGCTCACCAG TTTTTTGCCAGCTCCAACCCAGCTGTCCCAAGACCAGCTAGAGCTAGAAGAAAGAGCGAGGGCTCAGAGATCCAGGCAGACTGCTCTGGTCTCATCACGAAGGGAGCCTCCCCCGTACGGCTACCGGAAAGGATGGATTCCGCGGACGCTAGAG GATTTTGGAGATGGAGGTGCTTTTCCAGAAATTCACGTGGCCCAATATCCATTGGATATGGGgcgaaagaaaaaaatgtccaaTGCTTTGGCTGTTCAGGtggatgcagaaggaaaaataaaatacgaCGCAATTGCTCGACAAGGACAATCAAAGGACAAG ATTATTTACAGCAAATACACGGATCTTGTGCCAAAAGAAGTCATGAATGTGGATGATCCTGAACTGCAAAGACCAGATGAGGAGACAATTAGAGAG ataACAGAGAAGACGAGAGCAGCCTTGGAGAAGTCAGTGTCCCAGAAAATTGCGGCCGCTATGCCAGTTCGAGCGGCAGACAAACTGGCTCCTGCGCAGTACATACG GTACACTCCGTCTCAGCAAGGTGTTGCCTTCAACTCTGGAGCTAAACAGAGAGTTATTCGGATGGTGGAAATGCAGAAAGACCCCATGGAACCTCCAAGATTCAA AATTAATAAGAAGATTCCACGTGGACCAccttctcctccagcacctGTGATGCACTCTCCTAGTAGAAAG ATGActgtgaaagagcaacaagagTGGAAAATTCCTCCATGCAtttcaaactggaaaaatgCAAAG GGTTACACCATCCCATTAGACAAGCGTCTGGCTGCAGATGGAAGAGGACTGCAGACTGTTCACATTAATGAAAACTTTGCCAAGCTTGCTGAGGCTCTCTATATAGCTGACAGAAAG GCTCGTGAGGCTGTGGAGATGCGTGCCCAGGTGGAGAGGAAAATggctcagaaagaaaaagagaaacatgaggaaaagctCCGAGAAATGGCccagaaagcaagagaaagaagagcaggGATCAAAACCCACGTTGAAAAAG AGGATGGAGAAGCTagagaaagagatgaaataaGACATGACCGGCGCAAAGAGAGACAGCACGACAGAAATCTCTCCAGGGCAGCTCCTGATAAAAG gtcaaagctgcagagaaatgaaaacagagataTCAGTGAAGTTATTGCACTAGGTGTACCCAACCCCAGGCCATCTAATGAAGTCCAGTATGACCAGAGGCTGTTCAACCAGAGCAAG GGCATGGACAGTGGCTTTGCTGGAGGAGAGGACGAGATTTATAATGTTTATGACCAGCCTTGGAGAAGTGGCAAAGATATGGCTCAAAACATCTACAGACCAAGTAAAAATGTTGATAAGGATATGTATGGTGATGATCTAGAGACTCGAATTAAGACCAAtag GTTTGTTCCTGACAAAGAATTTTCTAACTCCGATCGTAACACCAGAGGAAGAGGCAGGGACGGACCAGTTCAATTTGAGGAGGATCCTTTTGGTTTGGACAAGTTTCTGGAAGAAGCCAAGCAACATGGTGGTTCTAAACGGCCATCTGATAGCAGCCGCCCTAAAGAACATGAGCATGAgagcaaaaagaggaggaaggagtga
- the ALKBH1 gene encoding nucleic acid dioxygenase ALKBH1 isoform X1, which yields MAPEKTADLWGQSKEKLRRKGSSKCEPRSLLEKLRWVTLGYHYNWDTKKYSANHHTPFPSDLAFLSEQVAAACGFRGFQAQAGILNYYHFDSSLGIHVDESELDHSHPLLSFSFGQSSIFLLGGLKREEAPTAMFMHSGDIMVMSGFSRLLYHAVPRVLPNPEGTALPSCLDQALSTDLPVGSVIEHSSDEDWQVCAKYLQSSRINMTIRQVLAEGQKFPEESGTNTESRVPSEDGHHQENSRAKRHKPNTDS from the exons ATGGCTCCTGAGAAGACCGCTGATCTGTGGGGGCAAAGCAAGGAAAAGCTGAG aaggaaaggtTCCAGTAAATGTGAGCCCAGAAGCTTACTGGAGAAGCTGCGCTGGGTGACCCTTGGTTACCATTATAATTGGGATACCAAG AAGTACTCAGCAAATCATCACACTCCTTTCCCCTCAGACCTTGCATTCTTGTCAGAACAAgtggctgcagcctgtgggTTCCGGGGTTTCCAAGCCCAAGCAGGGATCTTGAACTATTATCACTTTGATTCTTCCCTGGGAATTCATGTGGATGAGTCTGAACTAGACCATTCTCATCCCCTTTTATCATTCAG TTTTGGACAATCTTCCATATTTTTACTTGGGGGCCTGAAGCGGGAAGAGGCCCCAACAGCAATGTTCATGCACAGTGGAGATATCATGGTGATGTCTGGCTTCAGCCGTCTGCTGTACCATGCAGTCCCTCGTGTCCTTCCCAACCCTGAAGGGACAGCTTTGCCTTCATGCCTCGACCAGGCACTTTCTACAGACCTTCCTGTTGGTTCAGTCATTGAGCACAGCTCTGATGAGGATTGGCAAGTCTGTGCCAAGTACTTGCAGTCTTCCCGTATCAACATGACTATTCGACAGGTGTTGGCTGAGGGTCAGAAATTTCCAGAGGAGTCTGGGACGAACACAGAGAGTCGGGTACCCTCGGAAGACGGTCACCATCAGGAGAACAGCAGAGCCAAGAGACATAAACCAAATACGGACAGCTGA
- the SLIRP gene encoding SRA stem-loop-interacting RNA-binding protein, mitochondrial produces MAAARGAARQSRRIFDIFVAEVPWTVSSKELKEYFSQFGSVQRCQLPFDKDTGFHKRYCWIKFSSPEEVQNVLQKDSHILEGAKLFLRQQQGRRYLQQKRESV; encoded by the exons ATGGCGGCAGCGCGTGGGGCAGCTCGGCAGTCCCGGCGGATCTTCGACATCTTCGTGGCCGAGGTTCCCTGGACGGTATCGAGCA AGGAGCTGAAGGAGTACTTCTCCCAGTTCGGGTCGGTGCAGAGGTGCCAGCTGCCCTTC GACAAAGACACAGGCTTCCACAAACGTTactgctggattaaattctcATCTCCAGAAGAGGTTCAGAATGTGCTCCAGAAGGACTCCCACATACTGGAAGGCGCCAAG CTATTTCTCAGACAACAGCAAGGTAGAAGATACCTTCAACAAAAGAGAGAATCAGTGTGA